The following nucleotide sequence is from Deltaproteobacteria bacterium.
TGCGCGGCATTACCCTGAACAAGACAGCCATGCGGACGGTCGAAGCGCGACTGGAGCGTCATCCCAAGTTGCCCAAGTGGGACATCTTCATCCGCCCCGCTACTCCTGACTGATATAGGGGGATTTTCTTTTCCAGAATTCGCCTAAGAACAAATGGCTCCTAAATCGGACCACGCGACATTGGTACACCAGCGACCAAACCCGCTCAGGCTGAGCGTAGTCCGCAGGACGAAGTCGAAGCCTGCGCACGCCCGGATACGCTGCCCTTCGACTTCGCCACGCTACGCTCAGGACGAGCGGAGAAGTGGCCCTCGGTGAGTGAGGAAGTGTACGAATCTTCCCTGGTCCGATTTAGTAAAACGCCAAACTGGCAAAACTCACCGCAGAATGTGGCGCAGTTTCGGCATAAGCATATTTTAGAAGCTTTCCTTGTGTCGCTTCGACGAGGTGTAAGAAAGTATACATCGGTGCAAAGCCGCAGACACGACGTTGGTCACCATTCGTAGCGATCTCGGCAAAGAAACTCGCGTGATCGAGGTTCTCTAATGCCTGGATCAAGCGCTGATCTTCACTTTCTACCCAGTTGAGAAAGTCTTGCGTGAGTGGTCCTTGGTCGCCAAACTTCTGTCCCACATGAGCGAAATCGACACCTGCGACAAAGCAGACTCTCTTGCCACTCTGGGCAATAGTAGCCCGTAGCGCGTCGATGAATGCGGCGACTCGTTGGGTCTCTGCGGGTGGAGTCTTGGTCAAGATCATGTGATGAAAGGAGGTCACGAGAATCGGCACGACGGTAAACTCACGTCTCTGACCAAGTACGTATTGAAGGAACAAGGTCTGAAACTCTAACGAGTGCTCAGTACGGTGGATCAGCTCGCTGGCAAGCAGGTCTTCGCCGCAATTTTGCTGCAGCACGCGAATAAACTCACGGTCAGTTTTGACCGGACCAAGTGGCGTATTGTAATCTTTCTCGCACGCGACAAAGAGGTCTTGCGCTCCGTAATGAGAAGTCCCCAGGAGAATAAAGAGGTCAGCGTCACACCGTTCAGCTAACTCCTTGTACCCCCACGCGTACGCTGCTCCACCGACCCGCAGATCGATATGGGGAACAATAAGCCCGCGGACTGGCGGAAGAGAGGACTGCCCGTCGCTCGGCAATCCAGGACCGTCAGGACTCCTAAATAAAGCGTCCGTTTGCTCACGAAATTCTCCGGGTTGCGAGGAGTAGCACGTATCCGCGTGCGCCATCTCGCGAACTGACGAGCGCTGAAAGGCGGCATAGATTTCGTTTTGCAGGGCGGCAAATCGCTCACTATCCAAATAGTAGTATTCGTCGAGTTGCGCTATCAGGCTATTGAGCTGCTCTCGGGGGAGAACTTGGCCGAATTGTTTGGCAAAGGCTTCTTGAATATCGACCAGCGAATGCTGTCCATCAAAGTGGCTGATGACGAAATAGATATGGTAGGGAAGATACAATGAGGTTTGGGCAAAGCCTAGTGGATCGTGGATAGCGATACGTGTCCGTCCTTCATCTTCAAAGGGAACCGCCTGAATATATCGGAGCCGGGGATAATCGATAGACAAGAGGGTCTCTCCTTCCGCCATCACAGTGAGAGGGTACCGTAATCGGTTTTGCTTGTGTGAGCAAGTTTCCTTGACAGAGTTGAGGGGAGAATTCATATAGTATGCAGTCAATTGAATTTTGAAGCCTGCTGTGTCGTCATGTCCGCGGAGGCGGACATCCACTTTTTCTCTGCTCCTGGATTCCCGCTTTCGCGGGAATGACGTACCAATAGTCACTGCATAAACCTGAGGCTAACGAACAAATCGTTTTCTCTGAAACTAAAAGGAGGCATTATGAAATTCGCAGTCAGTGGTGTTGGTAGTGGGTCAACCGCCCGACCGGAGCTGTTAGTTCAGGTTGCGCAAAAAGCGGAAATGCTGGGGTTTGAGTCAGCGTGGATTCCTGAGCACCTCGCCGTCCCGGTCACAATCACCAGCCGTTATCCATACTCTGCCGACGGCAAATTTCCTGGTGGCCCAGGGGCTGCGCTGCACGATCCGTTTGTCGCGCTGGGTTTCGCTGCCGCCTGCACCAAGACCATCAAACTCGGTACCGGTGTGTTTGTCCTTCCACTGCGCAACCCTCTCGCTGTCGCCAAAGCCGTTGCGAGCGTCGATGTCCTCTCTCAGGGACGGCTCTTATTTGGCGTGGGCATCGGCTGGTGCGAAGATGAATTTACTGCGGTGGGCATGTCGTTCAAGGATCGCGCGGCGCGCAGTCGTGAAGCGATTGCAATGCTCAAAGCCTTGTGGAGTGACGAGACGCCGCAGTTCTCCGGGAAGTTCCATAGTTTTGCTCCGGTCGGATTTAACCCCAAACCGATTCAGAAGCCGCATCCGCCGATTATCTTTGGCGGCGAAAGCCGTCCCGCATTGAAACGCGTGGCCGAATTAGGAGATGGCTGGTTCGGTTTCCGCTACACACCAGAAACACTCAAACCGCAGCTTGCGTTGCTCAAAGAGTTAAGCGAGAAAGCAGGGCGAAAATTCTCACAAATTGAGATCACTATCGCCCCGCAACCGGGACTGCCAATTACACTGGATTTGGTGAAGCAGTTTGCTGACGTGGGTGTGCATCGCTTGATGACCTTTGCGCCAGGCTTCACCCCCCGCGCGAAATTCGACAGCGAGCTCTACCCGCAGATGGAAAAGTTTGCCAACGATGTGATCGCTAAGGCATAGACGTTGGCCTGGAGAAACGACAACGGCGATCAGCTTCGTCGCCGTTGTCATGTTTGCGCGTGCGCAAAGCTGTGCTAACGTCGCAAAATTGTGAGTCAGCAACAGTCAACAACGTACGCAGAAAACCCGTTGCGCGTCGCGGTCGTGGGAGTCGGCTATCTTGGTCGTTTTCATGCGCAGAAATATGCTGCCCAACCAGAGGCGACACTCGTCGCAGTGGTCGATACCAATGCCGACCGTGCTACGGAAATTGCGGCAGAGTGCCGTACCACTGCACTCACAGACTATCGTGAACTCTTTGGTCAAGTCGATTGTGTGAGCATCGCGGTACCAACGCAGTTTCACTATGCCGTTGCGTACGATCTGCTGTCACAGGGAGTCGACGTTCTCGTAGAGAAACCGCTGACCGTTACCGCAGCCGAAGGACGGGCGCTTGTTGACCTGGCGGCAGCTCAGCAGCGCATCCTCCAAGTTGGCCATCTGGAGCGTTTTAACCCAGCGCTACGATCCCTGAGCGGTATTCTCACTTCACCACGCTTTATCGAATGCAATCGCGTCGCACCATTCGTCGAACGCGGAACCGATGTTGACGTCGTTCGCGATCTGATGATTCACGACCTCGATGTGATCCTGAGCCTCGTACAATCGCCAGTCACCTCCATCGAAGCTTTCGGCGTTCCGGTCTTGACCTCCGAACCAGACATAGCCAACGCCCGCCTCCGCTTTGCCTCTGGTTGTATCGCAGATGTCACTGCCAGTCGCGTGGCGCTTAAACGTGAACGAAAGATGCGTGTGTTTCAGCCTGACACCTATCTGGTAGTCGATTATGGTGAGCATCGCATCCGCATTTGTCGGCGTGAGCCAGGCTCCCAGCCAGGAGCACTCCCCAACATTGCCTTCGAAGAGCGCGAAGTCGGCGGCGAAGACGCCCTTGAAGAAGAAATTCGCTCGTTCCTTCACGTCGTTCGTCATCGCAACAAACCAGTTGTGAGCGGTGAAGATGGACTGCAAGCGTTAGAAATGGCAGAACGAATTGTTGGATGCTTGGAGATTCCGTGAAACATGTTGCGTGAGACGTCACACGTAGAGATTTGGACTTCAGACTTTGAACCGTGAAATCGAACCCTTGAATTCCGCAATCCGCAATCGACAGTCCGCAATCCCCAATCCTCGCGTTCTCCTCGTTGCCGGAGAGGCTTCGGGTGACATTCATGGTGGAGACTTGGTTGCTGCCCTCAAACGGCAGATCCCTGGGGTCGAGGTGTTTGGGGTTGGCGGTTCCGCACTGCGTGCTGCAGGCATGCAGACACTGGTCGATAGTGCCACCATCGCCGGGATGGGGCTAGTCGAAGCACGCGACAAAGTTGGTGCGTTGATCCGCACCTATCGCCAACTGAAGCACATCTTGCAGACTGCTCCCCCCGACCTGCTTATTTTGATCGACTTTCCCGAATTCAATTTCCGTCTCGCGAAGATTGCTAAACGCGTCGGGGTGCCGGTCTTTTATTACATCAGCCCCCAGGTGTGGGCGTGGCGCAAGCGACGAGTGTACACCATCGCTCAGCGTGTTGACCGACTCGCTGCAGTGTTTCCTTTTGAGCCTCCCTTCTATGCCGCACATGGGTACTCGGTGGATTTTGTCGGCCATCCGCTCGTTGACCGAGTACGCCCGACGCGCGCGCGGGAGGAAACATTGCGACTTCACGGTCTCGATGGACAACGTCGCACCATCGCCCTGCTCCCAGGGAGCCGATCACAGGAAGTGAAACTTCTGCTCGCGCCGATGCTTGGGGCTGCAGCGCTCCTGGGCGACGCGTATCAATTCGTCCTTGCGGCAGCAGATACGCTCGAAGTGGAAGAGCTACAGCAGCAGACACGGCCGACCCCAGTCCGGGTCATTCAGGGAGATACGTACAATTTGGTTCATGCAGCAGACCTTGCCTTGGTTGCGTCGGGAACCGCGACCCTCGAAACCGCATTACTAGAACGACCGATGGTCATCATGTATCGCTTAGCGCCACTGACGTATGCCCTGGCCCGGCTTCTCGTACGGGTGCCATTTATCGGCATGCCCAATCTCATCGCGGAACGCCGCATCGTTCCAGAACTCATCCAAGGAGAAGTGACCCCCACCCGGATTGCTGCTGAGGCCACGCGGTTGCTCACTGATGCACAAGCATATAGCGTAGCGCAAGAAGGATTGCGTGAAGTCCGCCAGCGGCTTGGTGGAGGCGGTGCAGCAGAACGAGCAGCAGCCCTTGTGGTGGAAATGCTGACCTCAAAAATGCAAAATGTAAAATGCAAAATTAAAAATTAATCAGAGAGAAAAAGTCGTGCTCACCTATTCTTCACTCCTTTTTAATTTTTAATTCTCAATTCTCTCCATGAACGTCTATCGTCGTCTTTTCCCATTCTTACGGCCCTATCTCTTGCGCGCCTTTCTTCCGGCCATTGTTTGCATGTTGCTCTTTAGCGCAACCAATGGTGTGTTGCCGTTTGTCGTCCAGCATGTGTTCGACGACATTTTTGCGCAAAAGAATCTTGAAGCGTTGCAGTTTCTCCCGTGGGTGATCGTCGGCGTCTTTCTCTTTCGCGGGCTGGTCAACTTTGGCCATGCCTATTTGATCGAGTATGTCGGGCAACACATCGTTGCTGACTTACGCAACGCACTGAATGCACACATCCAGTCACTCTCGCTGAGTTATTTCCAACGTAACCCGACAGGAACTATCCTCTCTCGTGTTACGAACGATACGACACTCGTCCGCGAAGCGTTAACGCAGGCAACAGCCTCGATCATGAAGGACTCTACGTCCCTGCTGCTGCTCATCATCGTGGCGTTCGTCAAAGATTGGTTTCTCGCGCTGCTGGCCTTCATCGTCTTTCCGGTGACGATCTTGCCTCTCACGCTCATGTATAAAAAGGTCCGTCGTGCCAGCCGCAGGGGGCAAGGCTCACTCGGCTCACTCACGGCGCTGCTTCAAGAAGCGATTCAAGGCAACCGCATCGTCAAAGCATTTGGCGCCGAAGCGTACGAGAACCAACGGTTCGCCAATGAAAACAAACGACTCTTCTCTCATTCCTTGAGAGCAGGCCGCGTACGCGCGTTCGTTCCACCGATGGTCGAATTAGTTGCTGCCGCCGGTATCGCGGCAGTCGTGTGGTATGGCGGTTATAGTGTCATTGCTGGTGAACGCACTCAAGGTGAATTTATCGCCTTTCTGACTGCACTGCTGCTCCTGTATGAGCCGTTCAAGCATCTGACTCGGACAAGCGCAGCGATTCAAACGGGGCTCGCTGCCGCTGAACGTTTGTTCGAATTACTCGATGAACGGAGTGAAATCGAAGACCATCCAGGCGCACAAATGCTCAGTGGGGTACGCCAGGGTATTCGTTTTGACAATGTGTATTTTCGCTATCGCCAAGACTGGGTGCTGCAGGGCATTAACTTGGAGATTCGCACCGGTGAAGTGGTCGCGTTAGTCGGCCCAAGTGGTGGTGGAAAAAGCACCATCGCAGACCTGATTCCCCGCTTTTACGATGTCCAACGGGGTCACATCACAATTGATGGGACCGACATTCGCGAGGTAACGCTCGCGTCGCTCCGCTCGCATTTGTCGATCGTGTCACAATACACATTCCTGTTTAACGATACGGTTCGTAACAACATTGCCTACGGCATGCCGGACATCCCGGACGAAGACATGATCGCCGCCGCCCAAGCAGCCTATGCTCATGATTTCATCATGGACTTGCCGCGCGGCTACGACACCATCATCGGCGAGCTGGGTTCCACCTTATCGGGTGGACAACGACAACGCTTGGCAATCGCACGAGCGTTGCTCAAGCACGCGCCAATTTTGATTCTCGACGAAGCCACCTCTTCGCTTGACAATGAATCAGAGCGACAAGTGCAAGCTGCGATTGAACGATTGATGGTCGGACGCACCGTACTCGTCATTGCCCATCGGCTCTCGACCGTTCACAAAGCCGATCGCATTGCCGTCCTCATCAACGGTCAGATTGTTGAACAAGGACGCCACGAGCAGCTCATTGTTCGGAATTCACAGTATCGCAAGTTATATGAACTTCAGTTCTACGAAGCCGCTTCAGCCTGAGTCACGTCAGCGACGTTTCCCCTTCGGTGAAGAGATCAAGATCCGTTGGTGGTCGACCCTCGCCTTCTGGGCACTGCGTCTCCTGGCCGCAACGACACGAAAATCCCAAATTGGTGGAGAAGCGATGTTGGACTACTGGCAACGTGGGGAACAGATCATCATCACATTTTGGCACGGTCGGATTCTGTTCATGCCGTTTCCCTATCGTGGCAAGAAGGCGTGCATCATGAATAGCGCGCATCGCGATGGCGAAATCATTACTCGCGTCATTAAGCGGTTTGGTATCAGTGCTGTTCGTGGCTCCTCAACTCGCGGCTGGATGGGCGGCCTCAAGGGCATGCTCGACGCGTACCAACAAGGGTATGATCTCGTTGTGATTCCCGATGGTCCACGTGGACCTCGCTGTCAGGCGAAATCCGGCATCATTCAACTGGCGCGCGCGACCGGAGCGACGATCTTTCCTGTCTCGTACAGTGCAGCATGGAAAGCGACAATCGGTAGTTGGGATCGCCTGATGATTCCCTTTCCCTTCAGTCGGATACTCTATGTCGTCGGCACCCCAATACGCGTTCCCGCCGAGGCAGCTAAAGAGGTCGTCGAAGAAAAACGACACGAATTAGAAACTGAATTGAACCGAATCTCAGCACAGGCCGACAGCTATTTCGCCAGCAAGACCGCTGGAGAGCGTGAGGTGGTTGTGGCAGGAACCCCACAGCCGTTGCCACCACGCTGAGGGAGGCGTTTTTCCGATAAGAATACGCTTCAAGTAGAGAAAACCCATCTGCTTGTGAGTAGCGCATGCCCCTCACCAACGACATGGCTCGACTTTTCTATAATCTGCTCCTCACGACTGTAGCACTGCCAGCACTGCCCTTTGCTGCGGTCGCGCTTGCGCTACGCCCGCGTTATCGTCTCGGCCTCGCCCAGCGTTTAGGATTCATTCCCCCAGAGGTGATTGAACGTCTGCATGGTCACAAGCCGATTTGGCTGCATGCGCCATCGGTTGGCGAGATGCTCGCGACACGCCCGTTCCTGCGCAGGCTCAAGCAGGTTTTTCCCGATCGCCCACTCTTGCTCTCTTGCCTCACACCGACCGCGTACACCACAACCCGAGAGAAAATTACCGAAGCGGATGCCGTGATTTATGTGCCACTCGATCACCCGCTGTTTGTCGAACGTGTCCTTTCGCGTATCACTCCATCTCTCTTTCTGTTTACTGAGACTGAAATGTGGCCGAACTTTCTCTCGGCGTTAGCACGGCGAGAGGTTCCTACCATATTGGTGAGCGGTCGCTTTTCAGCCCGAGCGGTGACTCGCTATCATTGGCTGTCGCCGCTCTTTACGCAAATTTTTCACGATCTCACTCTCTGTTGTATGCAGACCCAAGCGGATGCTGAGCGTTTGGTACACGCTGGGGTTCCTCTGCAACGTGTCGTGGTCACGGGCAACTTCAAAGTCGATGGCGTCACTGAAAGCTCCCCGCATCAGCACACGGCCCTGGCCGAGGCTGGACTCGCTGATCGACCAACTGTAATCGGCGCAAGCACTCATGCCGGTGAAGAAGATGTTTTGTTGAATGCCTACCGTCAATTGCAAGAACAGGTTCCCCGGTTGTTACTTATTCTCGCTCCACGCCATCCACAGCGTTTTCTTGAAGTTGAACGTCTCGTGCAAGCGAAAGGGTATCGGTATAGCAAACGAAGCCAGCCGGAAACCTCTTCTCCTAGGACTGAGATCTTTCTCCTTGATACCCTTGGTGAACTCGCCTCTCTGTATTCGGCTGCGAGCCTCGTGTTCGTCGGCGGGAGTCTCATCAAAGGACCAGGTGGACATAGTGTGATAGAGCCAGCATTAGCGCAGGTACCGGTCTGTTTCGGTCCATACACGCACAATTTCACAACCGTAGTCGAGGAATTGATCCGTGAAGGCGGCGGGTTCCAGGTAACCGATGCAGACAGCCTGACACGCGTCGCTCTGCCGTTACTCACAAATCCATCTCTCCGAGAAGAGACTGGCAAGGACGCATTTACTGTCATTCGTCGTGGCCAGGGGGCGGTGGAGAGAACAATAAATGAAATAGTGAAGAGTGAAAAGTTAAGAATGAAGAATCAAAAAGGCGACAGGCTGTAGGCTCTAGTAGTCAGTCATGTTGATTCTGAGGGGTGAACGTAGTGGCGTCATTCCCGCGAAAGCGGGAATCCAGGGAGGTTAAGTCGCGGCCCCTGCTTGAAGATCCTGGATGCCCGCCTGCGCGAGCATGACGAAATCGACCCCGCAAATTCAGTATGACTGACTACTAGAGAGAAGAAAGCAGTGATATGTTTGCTCCGAAGCTTATCGAGAGTATTTGGCAACGGCAGAGTCTCTGGTCAAAACTCGGCTGGGTTGCGCTCACTCCTTTCTCTCTGCTCTTTTCTGTGGTCGCGCGGGCACGGAATCTCGGCTATGACCTGGGTCTATTGCCAGTGACCCGTGCCCCTTTGACCGTCATTAGCATTGGCAACCTGACGGTTGGCGGCACCGGAAAAACACCCTTGACACTCTGGCTCGCACAAGCGCTGCAACAACGCGGACACACTGTCGCAATCGTCACACGTGGTTATGGAGGAACAGCGGTTGGCCCTACCCTCGTCGGTCAAACCGGAACACCCTTGGTCACACCGGTTGAGGTCGGGGACGAAGCTGTCATGCTGGCACGACGGTTCGCTGGGGTTGTTATTGCCGGACGAGACCGCGCCGCCGCGGCTCAGTTTGCCTATCAGCGCTTTGCCGCGGATGTGGTTCTGCTTGACGATGGCTTCCAACATCGTCGCTTACAGCGCGATGTCGATATTGTCCTGCTATCAGCACGAGCACCAACCAACACCTGGCTCCTGCCTGCGGGCCCCTTCCGTGAGCCACTCACGTCGATACGTCGAGCCCATACCGTGATCCTCTCCAAGAAAACAACAATCCAAGAGCATTCCTCTCCCTCGTTAGCTGAACGCGACACGCAACACGCAACACGCAACACGCAACACGCAACACGAGTCTTCCACGCCGATCTCGTGCCCTCAGCACTCGTACAGACGGTTCAAGGTCAATGGCACGAACAGCCGTTGTCTGATTTGACTGGCAAACGCAGCCTGGTGGTAACAGGAATTGCTAACCCTCAGCCTCTGTATACCTCTCTAAAAGAACTTGGCGCAGAGGTAGCACGGGTGGTGGAATTTCCTGATCATCACAGCTATACGCACTCGGAGTGGCAGAAACTCGTGCAAGAGGCCGAGGCATTTGATCTGCTCCTGACGACCGAAAAGGACCTCGTCAAACTTGAACGGTTTTCTCCGGTACCTGATCGTCTCCGAGCCTTACGTGTTCAACTCCATCTCGAACCTGCCGAGGCGTTCTTGACCAGCATTGAACAACGATACCACAGTCGCAACGAAGATAGGACCACGCATGGCCGCACCATTTCTCATTAAGGCAGTCACAGACCTGCTCGCTGACATCCCTGCATCAGGAAAGGCGCTGTTGGATGTCAGTTGCAAAGAGGGCGACGTGCTCCAAGCTGTCGCTCCGCTCGGTTTCACTGTTCGTGGTACCAATTACGAACCGACGGGACCGTCACAGAATGGCACTCCCATCGATTATGGCGTCGATCTCCTCAAACCACTGCCTTATAGCGACGCGAGCTTCGATGTCGTCTTGCTCGTTGAAGTCATCGAACACCTGGAGAATCATCGCATCCCGATAGGCGAATTGGCCCGTATTCTCAAACCAGGTGGCGTGTTGATTCTGACAACCCCCAATATCATGCGTCTGAATTCTCGTTTTCACTTTTTCTTCAGTGGCTATCATAAGACCAAACGACGCTTCATTCCGTTTGAAACGCCTTTAGATCAGGCCCATCGGTTTCACAATTATCCCATCGACCTCCCCATTCTCTATTACTTGTGTAAGCAGAATGGCCTGGCTATCGAGCGGATCGGCAATAGTAAGATCAAAGGATTCTCGCGGCTGTTGTTTCTGCTCTTTGGCTTTCCTGTACAATTCTACACGTGGTATACTCTACAGTTGCGTGAAAAAGACCCGCAACAGAAGCACGAGAACCAGCAACTCTGCCGCTGGCTGCTCGACTCCCGGACGTTGATGGAAGATAATCTTGTCTTGCGTTTGCGCAAAATTGACCGGAGCACCGGAACTCTTCACTAAGGAGAAGCTATGGCGGTAAGTAAAGAGCTGCTAGACATTCTTGTTTGCCCCAAATGTAAAGGGGAGTTGGAGTTAACAGCCAAACAAGACGCGCTGAATTGTCAGGCATGCAAGCTGTCCTATCAAATCAAAGATGACATTCCAGTCATGTTGATCGACGAAGCCTTACCTCTCACGTAGGGCCGGGTATCAGTGAGGCCCATGTCCCATTCCTCTCTTCAGGATCGTTCACAACGAGTCATCGTCGCACAGACAGGCTTTCTGGGAGACGTCGTCCTAACGACCCCGTTGTTAACTACCCTGCAGAGAACTCTCACACCGGAGTCACTGACTGTTTTGACTACGCCGCAAGCCAAACCTCTGCTCGACTATCATCCTGCAGTCTCACGGGTGTTAGTCGACGCGAAGCAGGCCGATGGACGTGGGCTGGTTGGCTTGTGGCGCATGGCTCAGCGGCTACGGCAAGAACGCTTCACACTTGCGGTCGCTGCCCATAAATCCTTACGCACAGCCTTGCTTCTCGCTCTCGCTGGCATTCCTCAGCGGGTCGGTTTTCGGCAAAGTCCAGGTTGGTTTTTGTATCATCGCACTGCCCAGCGCGACACGAACCGACATGAGGTTGAGCGGATTCTTTGCATCATGCGAGCCTTTGGCCGAGAGCCCGAAGAGTGCGATCGTACCCCTCGCGTCGAGTATCCGGAAGCAGCAAAAGTCCAGGCGCGCGCGCGCTTGCACGAGCATGGAATTGCTTCAACCGACCCATTGTTTGTTGTCTGTCCAGGGTCGGTATGGCCAACGAAACGGTGGACCATCGAGAGTTTTGCTCAGCTTGTGCGTCGTCTAGAGACCAGTTACGGTCGCGTGCTTCTCTGTGGCGGACCAGATGATG
It contains:
- a CDS encoding Trm112 family protein; this encodes MAVSKELLDILVCPKCKGELELTAKQDALNCQACKLSYQIKDDIPVMLIDEALPLT
- the waaF gene encoding lipopolysaccharide heptosyltransferase II, whose amino-acid sequence is MSHSSLQDRSQRVIVAQTGFLGDVVLTTPLLTTLQRTLTPESLTVLTTPQAKPLLDYHPAVSRVLVDAKQADGRGLVGLWRMAQRLRQERFTLAVAAHKSLRTALLLALAGIPQRVGFRQSPGWFLYHRTAQRDTNRHEVERILCIMRAFGREPEECDRTPRVEYPEAAKVQARARLHEHGIASTDPLFVVCPGSVWPTKRWTIESFAQLVRRLETSYGRVLLCGGPDDAEVARAVHQQAGQCGVNLVGQADLLTFMALVDQAQVVISNDSAPMHVAVARGVPVVAIFCATTPSLGYGPYTDNAVVVEKKELSCRPCSRHGSHACPLGTNACMRDVSVPDVLTGVDQLLHRVSATAAQG